Proteins encoded by one window of Leishmania mexicana MHOM/GT/2001/U1103 complete genome, chromosome 23:
- a CDS encoding putative DIM-like protein codes for MTNIVTLQSAWDVDRHIVLDSADKLVLIRFSSYTSAAAEAEEYSRQAKRGTATSTSAAVEGSLTSSSSALSTRKRRHDDVDGTGACAVASATTAALLSANVDEHYLRTRQMDALLSELAPKVRKYCTMYFVDTREVTAFNDLYELGHDRDPFAVMFFYRNRHIRVDVGTGNNNKINFFAFEDLYDFLPIVDAAYKAGRQGRSITSCDRKFSTVALRR; via the coding sequence ATGACTAATATCGTCACCCTGCAGAGTGCATGGGACGTTGACCGGCACATTGTGCTGGACTCCGCAGACAAGCTGGTATTGATCCGATTTAGCAGCTACActtccgccgcagcggaagcggaGGAGTACAGTCGACAGGCGAAACGTGGCACCGCAACTTCGACCTCCGCAGCAGTCGAAGGGTCATTGActtcgtcctcgtcggcgcTATCTACCCGCAAGCGTAGACACGACGATGTGGACGGAactggcgcgtgtgcggtggcgtcggcgacgacagcCGCCCTCTTGTCAGCTAATGTTGATGAACACTacctgcgcacgcgtcagATGGACGCCTTGCTCAGCGAACTCGCGCCCAAGGTGCGCAAGTACTGCACCATGTACTTTGTGGACACCCGTGAGGTGACGGCCTTCAACGACCTCTACGAGCTGGGCCACGATCGTGACCCGTTCGCTGTCATGTTCTTCTACCGAAATCGCCACATCCGAGTCGACGTCGGGAcaggcaacaacaacaagatCAACTTCTTTGCCTTTGAGGACTTGTACGACTTTCTGCCCATCGTGGATGCCGCCTACAAGGCGGGTCGGCAGGGCCGGAGCATCACCAGCTGTGATCGCAAGTTCTCtacggtggcgctgcgccgctaA
- a CDS encoding oxidoreductase-like protein — protein MSASAPRVGILGAANIAWRAWAGVHANGMSVTCVGCRDVDRGHSFVKRVCDALKVDEAAVPAVCSYEELVSAADVDVVYIAIPVNARNHWVRECIKHKKHVVGEKPPATDAEMLRSWIEALDQQNLLYMDGTMLSHGKRVKEVCATVKQMGGPVKHIFANFTLSGDEAFLANDIRTNPELEPHGALGDLGWYCIRYALHIMDFQMPTEVTGRILKQNDKGTIISFIGDMIFEVGGEVALASFFVSFEAAFEQTLHITTTEGTLQLDDMCLPMTNRPETEYYEVHNSSHDNVCELHNLHTEVKHTVKGDTPNSQCTELWGDVARILYADGEGDARRFKAEEESSRYWATVSWKTQAVMDKMLESALIGRNDGSTA, from the coding sequence ATGAGTGCATCAGCTCCTCGTGTAGGCATTCTCGGGGCGGCTAATATTGCCTGGCGCGCCTGGGCCGGTGTTCACGCGAACGGCATGTCTGTCACTTGCGTCGGGTGCCGCGATGTCGATAGAGGGCATAGCTTTGTGAAGCGAGTGTGCGATGCGCTCAAGGTCGATGAGGCGGCCGTGCCGGCGGTTTGCAGCTACGAGGAGCTTGTGTCTGCTGCGGACGTGGATGTCGTTTACATTGCCATTCCCGTGAACGCCCGTAACCACTGGGTGAGGGAGTGTATTAAGCACAAGAAGCACGTGGTTGGTGAGAAGCCGCCAGCCACCGATGCTGAGATGCTGCGCTCATGGATCGAGGCGCTGGACCAGCAGAATCTGCTTtacatggatggcacaatGCTCTCGCACGGCAAGCGGGTGAAGGAGGTGTGCGCGACAGTGAAGCAGATGGGCGGGCCGGTGAAGCACATCTTCGCGAACTTCACACTGAGTGGTGACGAGGCCTTCCTGGCGAACGATATTCGTACTAATCCAGAGCTGGAGCCTCACGGCGCCCTCGGTGATCTTGGTTGGTACTGCATCCGCTACGCGCTGCACATCATGGACTTCCAGATGCCGACAGAGGTGACGGGCCGCATTCTCAAGCAGAACGACAAGGGGACCATCATCTCCTTCATTGGTGACATGATATTCGAGGTGGGGGGCGAGGTGGCACTCGCGTCTTTCTTCGTTTCCTTCGAAGCGGCCTTTGAGCAGACTCTGCACATCACCACGACAGAGGgaacgctgcagctggacgACATGTGTCTGCCCATGACAAACCGCCCCGAAACGGAGTACTACGAGGTGCACAACAGTAGCCACGACAACGTGTGCGAGTTGCACAACCTTCACACCGAGGTGAAGCACACGGTAAAGGGCGACACACCCAATTCGCAGTGCACGGAGCTGTGGGGTGACGTAGCAAGGATCCTCTACGcagacggcgagggcgacgcGCGGCGGTtcaaggcggaggaggagagttCGCGTTACTGGGCGACGGTGTCGTGGAAGACGCAGGCCGTGATGGACAAGATGCTTGAGTCTGCCCTTATCGGTCGCAACGATGGATCTACTGCgtaa